One window from the genome of Echinicola vietnamensis DSM 17526 encodes:
- a CDS encoding DUF4834 family protein produces MIKFLLIVLGVGWLLGQLVRYFLRSKLARFAQQVNQAAKEQEQAQRRANDDGDIHVDYVPKSYDERRSKDIKGGEYVDYEEVKD; encoded by the coding sequence TTGATTAAATTTCTTTTAATAGTTCTTGGCGTTGGGTGGTTGCTTGGGCAACTGGTTCGTTATTTCCTAAGGTCTAAATTGGCACGCTTTGCCCAGCAGGTAAACCAAGCTGCCAAAGAGCAGGAGCAAGCGCAACGAAGGGCCAACGACGATGGAGACATACATGTGGACTACGTGCCAAAGTCTTATGATGAAAGAAGAAGTAAGGATATCAAAGGCGGTGAATACGTCGATTATGAAGAGGTGAAAGATTAA
- the carB gene encoding carbamoyl-phosphate synthase large subunit: MPKDNSIKHVLIIGSGPIVIGQACEFDYSGSQAARSLREEGITVTLINSNPATIMTDPVTADNVYLLPLEKKSLVKILEEHPDIDCVLPTMGGQTALNLAIEADKAGIWDRFKVRMIGVDIDAIETAENREKFKALLEELNVGVCIGKTATSFLQGKEIAQEIGFPLVIRPSYTLGGTGGGFVEKEEEFENALMSGLKASPTHEVLIEQSILGWKEYELEVLRDSLGNMVVICSIENFDPMGVHTGDSITVAPAMTLPDTVYQEMRNLAIKMMNGIGNFAGGCNVQFSVSPDNQTIIGIEINPRVSRSSALASKATGYPIAKVAAKLAIGYNLDELKNSITGSTSAFFEPAIDYVIVKIPRWNFDKFKGSDRRLGLSMKAVGEVMGIGGNFQEALQKACQSLEIKRNGLGADGKELKNQEQILYSLEHPSWNRLFHIYDAFKLGISFRTIHDLTKIDKWFLKQIEELVHLDITLDKYTLDTIPKDLMMLAKHKGYADRQIAHLLGCLESEVFNKRRDEMGIKRVYKLVDTCAAEFEAQTPYYYSSFGEENESQVSDRKKVIVLGSGPNRVGQGIEFDYSCVHGVLAAKECGYETIMINCNPETVSTDFDIADKLYFEPVFWEHIYEIILHEKPEGVIVQLGGQTALKLAEKLEKYGIKILGTSFEALDLAEDRGEFSSLLKENDVPYPEFGTIHSTDEALELCKTIGFPLLVRPSYVLGGQGMKIVINEKELEQHVVEVLKDIPDNEILLDHFLEGAIEAEADAICDGENVYIIGIMQHIEPAGIHSGDSYAVLPPYNLGDLVVRQIETFTEKIALALKTKGLINIQFAVKDDKVYVIEANPRASRTVPFICKAYKEPYVNYAVKVMLGENKVTDFEFKPYKKGYAIKEPVFSFHKFPNVNKELGPEMKSTGEAIYFIDDLMDDYFLKIYSERNLYLSR; this comes from the coding sequence ATGCCTAAAGACAATAGCATTAAACATGTACTGATTATTGGAAGTGGTCCGATCGTAATTGGCCAAGCCTGTGAATTTGATTATTCTGGATCACAGGCCGCGCGATCCCTCCGAGAAGAAGGGATTACCGTCACGCTGATCAACTCCAATCCGGCGACAATCATGACCGATCCGGTTACTGCAGACAATGTTTACCTGCTTCCACTGGAGAAAAAGTCTCTTGTAAAAATTTTAGAAGAGCATCCTGATATTGACTGTGTACTTCCGACCATGGGAGGTCAGACAGCGTTAAACTTGGCCATCGAGGCCGATAAAGCGGGGATCTGGGATAGGTTCAAGGTCAGGATGATCGGTGTGGATATCGATGCCATCGAAACCGCTGAAAACCGTGAGAAATTCAAAGCACTTTTGGAGGAGCTCAATGTCGGGGTTTGTATTGGTAAAACGGCCACATCTTTCCTACAAGGCAAAGAAATCGCCCAAGAAATTGGCTTTCCGTTGGTGATCAGACCATCGTATACGCTTGGTGGTACTGGTGGTGGTTTTGTGGAAAAGGAAGAGGAGTTTGAAAATGCCCTGATGAGCGGGCTGAAAGCTTCTCCGACCCACGAAGTGCTGATTGAGCAAAGTATCCTTGGATGGAAGGAATATGAGTTGGAAGTGTTAAGGGACAGTTTGGGCAATATGGTCGTGATCTGTTCTATTGAGAACTTTGATCCGATGGGTGTCCATACTGGGGATTCCATTACTGTGGCGCCTGCCATGACCCTTCCGGATACAGTTTATCAGGAGATGAGGAATCTTGCCATCAAGATGATGAATGGCATCGGCAATTTTGCAGGTGGTTGTAACGTGCAGTTTTCCGTAAGCCCAGACAATCAGACCATTATTGGTATTGAGATTAACCCACGGGTATCCCGTTCATCGGCCTTGGCATCAAAGGCCACTGGTTACCCGATCGCCAAAGTAGCCGCTAAATTGGCCATTGGCTATAACTTAGATGAGCTTAAAAACTCCATTACCGGCAGTACTTCTGCATTTTTCGAACCGGCCATTGACTATGTGATTGTTAAAATCCCTCGCTGGAATTTTGATAAGTTCAAGGGATCTGACCGTCGTCTAGGGCTTTCCATGAAAGCGGTAGGTGAAGTAATGGGCATTGGAGGGAACTTCCAGGAAGCCCTGCAAAAGGCCTGTCAGTCGCTGGAAATCAAGCGTAACGGCCTTGGCGCTGATGGGAAGGAGCTGAAGAACCAAGAACAAATCCTGTACAGCTTGGAGCACCCAAGTTGGAACAGGCTTTTCCATATCTATGATGCCTTTAAGCTGGGCATTTCCTTTAGGACCATTCACGATCTTACCAAGATCGATAAATGGTTCCTTAAGCAAATCGAGGAACTGGTTCATTTGGACATAACCCTTGACAAATACACCTTGGATACCATTCCAAAGGACTTGATGATGCTGGCCAAACACAAAGGCTATGCAGATCGGCAGATTGCCCACCTGTTGGGCTGCCTCGAAAGCGAGGTTTTCAATAAGCGAAGGGATGAAATGGGAATCAAGCGGGTTTATAAGCTGGTGGATACCTGTGCCGCTGAATTTGAAGCCCAGACCCCTTATTATTATTCTTCTTTTGGGGAAGAAAACGAATCACAGGTGTCTGATCGCAAAAAAGTGATCGTGTTGGGGTCAGGTCCTAACCGGGTAGGCCAAGGGATCGAATTTGACTATTCATGTGTTCATGGCGTCTTGGCTGCTAAGGAGTGTGGCTACGAAACCATCATGATCAACTGTAACCCAGAGACGGTTTCGACGGACTTTGACATCGCGGATAAACTTTATTTTGAGCCGGTATTCTGGGAGCATATCTACGAAATCATTTTGCATGAAAAGCCTGAAGGCGTGATCGTGCAGCTTGGTGGGCAGACGGCACTTAAGCTGGCCGAAAAGCTCGAAAAATATGGCATCAAAATCCTGGGGACCAGCTTTGAGGCCCTTGACCTTGCCGAAGATCGTGGGGAATTTTCCAGCTTGTTAAAGGAAAACGATGTCCCTTACCCTGAGTTCGGAACCATCCACAGCACCGATGAGGCGTTGGAGCTATGCAAGACCATTGGCTTCCCACTGTTGGTAAGACCTTCTTACGTTCTTGGTGGACAAGGGATGAAGATTGTCATCAATGAAAAAGAATTGGAGCAACACGTCGTGGAAGTGTTGAAGGATATTCCTGACAATGAAATTCTGCTGGATCACTTCCTTGAAGGAGCCATTGAGGCAGAGGCAGATGCCATTTGTGATGGAGAAAATGTATACATCATCGGTATCATGCAGCACATTGAGCCGGCAGGGATCCACTCTGGTGACTCTTATGCCGTATTGCCTCCTTACAATTTGGGTGACTTGGTGGTGAGGCAAATTGAAACCTTTACCGAGAAGATTGCCTTGGCGCTTAAGACCAAAGGGCTCATCAATATCCAGTTTGCGGTAAAAGATGACAAAGTGTATGTGATCGAGGCCAACCCTCGGGCTTCAAGGACGGTACCGTTCATTTGTAAGGCATACAAAGAACCTTATGTCAATTATGCCGTAAAAGTGATGTTGGGTGAAAATAAAGTAACCGACTTTGAATTTAAACCTTACAAAAAAGGTTATGCTATCAAAGAGCCGGTTTTCTCTTTCCATAAATTCCCTAACGTGAATAAAGAGTTGGGACCTGAGATGAAATCTACCGGAGAGGCAATTTACTTCATCGACGATTTGATGGATGATTACTTCTTGAAGATTTACTCAGAGAGAAACCTTTATCTTAGTCGATAA
- the lpdA gene encoding dihydrolipoyl dehydrogenase — MTYDLIVIGSGPGGYVAAIRGAQLGMKTAIVEKYPTLGGTCLNVGCIPSKALLDSSEHYHNAAHTFKTHGIDLKDLKVNLKQMISRKDDVVKQNVDGISYLMKKNKIDVHQGVGSFVDKNTVKVTKDDGKSTEITGENIIIATGSKPASLPFIEIDKKRVITSTEALKMKEVPKRMIVIGGGVIGMELGSVYARMGAKVSVVEFMDSLIPSMDKTMGKELQKSLKKLGFEFYLKHKVTAVKSTAKEVTVTAENSKGEEVQVKGDYVLVSIGRKPYTEGLNPEAAGVKVNDRGQVEVDEHLKTSADNIYAIGDVVKGAMLAHKAEEEGVLVAEQLAGQKPHINYNLIPGVVYTWPEVAAVGYSEEQLKEKGIKYKTGKFPFMASGRARASMDTDGLVKVLADAETDEILGVHMIGPRTADMIAEAVVAMEYRASAEDIARMSHAHPTYTEAFKEACLAATENRALHV, encoded by the coding sequence ATGACATACGACTTAATCGTAATCGGATCTGGGCCAGGGGGCTATGTGGCCGCTATCAGAGGTGCCCAACTAGGCATGAAAACAGCCATTGTCGAGAAATATCCCACACTGGGAGGTACTTGTCTGAATGTAGGCTGTATTCCTTCAAAGGCGCTATTGGACTCTTCGGAGCACTATCACAACGCTGCCCATACCTTTAAAACCCATGGCATCGATCTTAAGGACCTGAAGGTAAACCTGAAGCAGATGATTTCTCGCAAGGATGATGTGGTAAAGCAAAACGTGGATGGGATATCTTACCTGATGAAAAAGAACAAGATCGATGTACATCAAGGCGTCGGTTCTTTTGTGGACAAAAATACCGTGAAAGTGACAAAAGACGATGGCAAGTCAACTGAGATCACGGGTGAAAATATCATAATCGCCACGGGGTCCAAGCCCGCTTCCCTACCGTTTATCGAGATCGATAAGAAGCGGGTCATCACCTCTACAGAGGCGTTGAAAATGAAAGAAGTGCCGAAGCGCATGATTGTGATAGGCGGGGGCGTCATCGGAATGGAGCTTGGCTCTGTATATGCGCGGATGGGAGCCAAGGTTTCTGTGGTGGAATTTATGGATTCACTGATTCCTTCCATGGATAAGACCATGGGCAAGGAGCTGCAAAAATCCCTCAAGAAATTGGGCTTTGAGTTTTACTTGAAGCATAAAGTTACCGCTGTCAAGAGCACTGCAAAAGAGGTTACCGTGACTGCTGAAAACAGCAAGGGAGAAGAAGTGCAAGTGAAAGGAGATTATGTATTGGTATCGATAGGCAGAAAGCCGTATACCGAGGGGCTTAATCCTGAAGCTGCTGGCGTGAAGGTGAATGATCGTGGTCAGGTGGAGGTGGATGAGCACCTTAAGACATCGGCCGACAATATTTATGCGATCGGAGATGTGGTGAAGGGAGCCATGCTGGCCCATAAGGCAGAAGAGGAAGGCGTGTTGGTGGCAGAACAGCTTGCTGGCCAAAAGCCTCATATCAACTACAACCTGATTCCAGGCGTGGTGTACACGTGGCCGGAAGTCGCGGCAGTAGGTTATTCCGAGGAGCAGTTGAAGGAAAAAGGCATCAAGTACAAAACCGGAAAATTTCCATTTATGGCGTCAGGGCGTGCCCGGGCATCCATGGACACGGATGGTCTGGTGAAAGTATTGGCAGATGCTGAAACGGACGAGATTTTGGGGGTACACATGATTGGGCCCAGAACGGCAGATATGATCGCAGAGGCAGTCGTGGCCATGGAGTACAGGGCTTCCGCGGAAGACATTGCTCGGATGTCTCATGCCCACCCGACGTATACGGAAGCTTTTAAAGAAGCCTGTTTGGCGGCCACTGAAAACAGGGCCTTGCACGTATAA
- a CDS encoding four helix bundle protein yields the protein MHRYKELQVWKKAIDLAVEVYNITEGLPKQEKFGLISQINRAVVSIPSNIAEGAGRNSDKEFDQFLGIALGSAFELDTQLVISNKLDYIEESDFMKVSMDLETIHNMIFGLKRSFKK from the coding sequence ATGCACAGATACAAAGAACTTCAGGTTTGGAAAAAAGCGATAGATTTAGCTGTTGAAGTTTATAATATAACAGAAGGACTGCCAAAACAAGAAAAATTTGGGTTGATAAGTCAAATTAATAGAGCTGTTGTTTCTATCCCTTCAAATATAGCAGAAGGAGCTGGTAGGAATTCCGATAAGGAATTTGATCAGTTTCTAGGTATTGCACTGGGCTCAGCCTTTGAGTTGGATACGCAATTAGTAATTTCCAATAAACTAGATTATATAGAGGAAAGTGATTTTATGAAAGTGTCAATGGATTTAGAGACCATTCATAATATGATCTTTGGACTTAAGCGGAGCTTTAAAAAATAA
- the odhB gene encoding 2-oxoglutarate dehydrogenase complex dihydrolipoyllysine-residue succinyltransferase gives MSLEIKVPAVGESITEVTIGQWFKNSGEYVEMDEVICELESDKATFELTAEADGILTVKAEAGDTLEIGAVICEIDTKASADDAAPAKEEKKEAPADSKESKGSSSDSKSGKTGEVKEMVVPTVGESITEVTLASWLKEDGDFVEMDEIIAEVDSDKATFELPAEAQGILKRVAEEGDTLEIGGLICKIEVVEGDAPEADDTADTSKEESTSSASSSGSGSYAEGHASPAAAKILAEKGIDAKEVKGTGKDGRVTKEDAEKAQKQAPKPAASKSSSSAAKETAPEAPKVAGERNMKREKMSSLRKTISKRLVAAKNETAMLTTFNEVNMKPIMDLRKQYKEMFKEKHNVNLGFMSFFTKAVCVALQEWPAVNAQIDGNEIIYHDFCDVSIAVSAPKGLVVPVIRNAESLSFDQVEKEVVRLATKARDGKLTIEEMTGGTFTITNGGIFGSMMSTPIINQPQSAILGMHNIVERPMAVNGEVKILPMMYIALSYDHRIIDGRESVSFLVRLKQLLEDPARLLLGV, from the coding sequence ATGAGTTTAGAAATCAAAGTCCCCGCTGTGGGCGAATCCATTACTGAGGTTACTATTGGCCAATGGTTTAAAAATAGCGGAGAATACGTCGAAATGGACGAAGTGATCTGCGAATTGGAATCTGACAAGGCCACTTTTGAATTGACCGCGGAAGCTGACGGTATATTGACCGTAAAAGCTGAAGCCGGTGACACCCTTGAAATCGGGGCAGTTATTTGTGAGATCGACACCAAGGCTTCAGCAGATGATGCCGCTCCGGCCAAGGAAGAAAAGAAAGAGGCACCTGCAGACAGCAAGGAGTCCAAAGGTTCTTCTTCGGATAGCAAATCCGGTAAAACAGGTGAAGTTAAGGAAATGGTAGTTCCTACAGTAGGTGAATCCATTACCGAGGTGACGTTAGCTTCTTGGTTGAAGGAAGATGGTGATTTTGTCGAAATGGACGAGATCATCGCCGAGGTAGATTCTGATAAGGCGACGTTTGAGCTGCCTGCCGAGGCACAAGGGATTTTGAAACGGGTAGCGGAAGAAGGGGATACCCTGGAGATCGGAGGCTTGATCTGTAAGATCGAAGTCGTCGAAGGAGACGCTCCCGAAGCGGATGATACTGCAGATACTTCCAAAGAGGAAAGTACCTCGTCAGCATCTTCTAGCGGATCCGGAAGTTATGCAGAAGGTCATGCCTCTCCTGCTGCTGCAAAGATCCTTGCTGAGAAAGGTATCGATGCCAAAGAGGTAAAAGGTACAGGCAAAGATGGAAGAGTCACGAAAGAGGATGCTGAAAAGGCCCAGAAGCAAGCGCCTAAACCAGCTGCATCCAAATCTTCCTCTTCAGCAGCAAAAGAAACGGCACCCGAAGCTCCTAAAGTAGCTGGAGAGCGAAATATGAAGCGGGAGAAAATGTCTTCGCTCCGTAAAACCATCTCCAAGCGATTGGTAGCGGCCAAAAATGAAACGGCCATGCTTACCACCTTCAATGAGGTCAACATGAAGCCAATCATGGACCTCAGGAAGCAGTATAAAGAAATGTTCAAGGAAAAGCACAACGTAAACCTTGGGTTTATGTCGTTCTTTACCAAAGCGGTCTGCGTAGCCCTACAGGAATGGCCGGCCGTAAATGCCCAAATCGATGGCAATGAAATCATTTACCATGATTTCTGCGATGTGTCCATCGCGGTATCAGCCCCTAAAGGATTGGTGGTTCCGGTGATCAGAAATGCCGAATCGCTGTCATTTGATCAGGTGGAGAAAGAGGTGGTTCGCTTGGCGACCAAGGCCCGTGATGGTAAATTAACCATAGAAGAAATGACGGGGGGTACCTTTACCATTACCAATGGGGGAATCTTTGGTTCCATGATGTCCACACCGATCATCAACCAACCTCAATCTGCGATCCTTGGAATGCACAATATCGTGGAACGACCAATGGCGGTAAATGGTGAGGTGAAAATCCTTCCCATGATGTATATCGCCCTGTCATACGATCACAGAATCATCGATGGCCGTGAATCCGTAAGCTTCCTCGTTAGACTGAAGCAATTGCTGGAAGACCCAGCGAGATTGCTGCTTGGGGTCTAA